From Penicillium psychrofluorescens genome assembly, chromosome: 1, one genomic window encodes:
- a CDS encoding uncharacterized protein (ID:PFLUO_001065-T1.cds;~source:funannotate): MQVSREQEDTYAPVGMLWTDRLSTVNRSGELTSKQVLSRELHDIECKPSLLRLARDILPEPSSTPGTASQEKTKTVEKPFKKKRTSNTKTMDSQQPKTSGGHQLGSYRVIMNQAQELEASKTSGPPKTTGSHPPRKSRLITSQLQELEAPKASGSHPPGKSRLTTSQLQELQAQKLEEDRESIPGMPAIETSMHWKMMPKALAHDLSREKNQRSTDARRSLTAWSGQRTGAHDPNPFVNDGSRDVKNPPGSALYVPPANGPGGRSMNPFAGPSAKNMNPTQINPSDLTGAPLGETVATGGAGPLGPQDCPWDNYDEKFASPKVEIRRNNIIITDKTRRTDSAGNDICTEKGLIAALRTGTMTEEEVKAHIKQLQQPIIDEARLNVFHRMQEPCGACTEAIPTVRTGPGTDLNEELYHMLGAARYAYGVEAPEVWAENPPDFIPGFGYEEVDPDVNWKKIRQGTALFYAQWDRYDESARAWPQLVEGKVLLTAARQEGIMYDPRPFPHLPQTLGFSEIAPENRGPWTANWNFCPSYNGDREAFFCVFWRWLEMIPEECQVVDIYHTSFFDGTAGSDGGFSLFMQNIKHLPTPRDMHDEQTRLHWHETATGFIHNYNYHLAKEKKAEAARKKERQEQEKERALALVNVRVPKAVEANVYLRPAEFSDIPGLQYLFNWYMENSPISPERHPLAEADIRNLIDGARTTMLPFIVAAQRHSRNNPKKHPASTEKILGYAFVKHFNESNSANSNIGEMRVFVDHNHKKQHIGRALVDRILMTVDVTHHDSGGHDFQPGEHYRLLHATRPFTTMICALAYPADKEANYAWTKQWLIREFQFQVQGVMKGARLRLGDLLDVCYVVRHMLGYHSRPKPREYIS, translated from the exons ATGCAGGTTTCCCGTGAGCAAGAAGATACCTATGCACCCGTTGGTATGTTATGGACCGACCGACTATCTACGGTCAACCGATCTGGTGAGCTAACAAGCAAGCAGGTCCTCTCTCGAGAATTGCATGACATCGAGTGCAAGCCCAGTCTGCTGCGATTGGCTCGTG ACATCCTCCCTGAACCCTCTTCGACCCCTGGGACTGCATCCCAGGAGAAAACAAAGACTGTCGAGAAGCCGTTCAAGAAAA AACGCACCTCGAACACCAAGACCATGGATAGCCAGCAGCCAAAGACCAGTGGCGGCCATCAACTTGGCAGCTATCGCGTGATCATGAACCAggcgcaggaactcgaggcGTCAAAGACCAGTGGCCCCCCCAAGACAACTGGCAGCCATCCACCTAGAAAATCTCGCTTGATCACCAGCCAGctgcaggaactcgaggcGCCAAAGGCCAGCGGCAGCCATCCGCCTGGAAAATCTCGATTGACTACCAGCCAGCTGCAGGAACTCCAGGCGCAGAAACTcgaagaagacagagagTCTATCCCTGGTATGCCCGCGATCGAAACAAGCATGCattggaagatgatgcccAAGGCCCTAGCTCATGATCTTTCGCGTGAGAAAAACCAACGCAGCACTGATGCCCGCAGAAGCCTGACGGCTTGGAGCGGACAGCGCACCGGCGCTCATGACCCCAACCCGTTTGTTAATGATGGAAGCCGAGACGTGAAGAACCCACCTGGCTCTGCCCTCTATGTTCCGCCTGCGAATGGGCCGGGTGGTAGAAGCATGAACCCTTTTGCCGGCCCTTCGGCGAAGAACATGAACCCCACTCAAATCAACCCCAGCGACCTGACTGGAGCTCCTCTCGGCGAGACCGTTGCTACTGGCGGCGCTGGGCCGTTGGGACCACAGGACTGCCCCTGGGACAACTATGACGAGAAGTTTGCGAGCCCCAAGGTGGAGATTCGTCGgaacaacatcatcatcacggaCAAGACTCGGCGCACTGACAGCGCTGGCAATGACATTTGCACTGAGAAGGGTCTCATCGCAGCTCTGCGAACCGGCACGATGACCGAagaggaggtcaaggcccACATCaagcagcttcagcagcCGATCATCGACGAAGCGCGCTTGAATGTTTTCCACCGGATGCAGGAGCCTTGCGGGGCTTGCACCGAGGCGATTCCCACCGTCCGCACTGGTCCTGGCACCGATTTGAACGAAGAACTTTACCACATGCTCGGTGCTGCGCGGTACGCGTACGGAGTTGAAGCTCCCGAGGTGTGGGCTGAGAATCCGCCCGACTTCATACCCGGTTTTGGGTACGAAGAGGTCGACCCGGACGTGAATTGGAAGAAGATCCGACAGGGAACGGCCTTGTTCTATGCTCAATGGGATCGATACGACGAGTCTGCGCGCGCGTGGCCCCAGCTTGTGGAGGGAAAAGTTTTGTTGACTGCTGCACGCCAGGAGGGCATCATGTATGACCCTAGGCCCTTCCCGCATCTCCCCCAGACTCTTGGGTTCAGCGAGATCGCTCCGGAGAATCGAGGACCGTGGACTGCAAACTGGAACTTCTGCCCTTCTTACAACGGTGACCGCGAGGCCTTCTTTTGCGTGTTCTGGCGATGGTTGGAAATGATTCCGGAGGAGTGCCAGGTTGTTGACATCTACCACACTAGTTTTTTTGATGGTACTGCCGGCTCGGATGGAGGCTTTTCGTTGTTCATGCAGAACATCAAGCACCTGCCGACCCCTCGAGACATGCACGATGAGCAGACCCGACTGCACTGGCACGAGACTGCCACGGGCTTCATTCACAACTACAACTATCATCTcgcaaaggagaagaaggccgaggcaGCCAGAAAGAAGGAGCgacaggagcaggagaaggaacgAGCGTTGGCCCTCGTGAACGTGCGGGTTCCGAAGGCTGTTGAGGCAAATGTGTATCTGCGCCCTGCCGAGTTCAGCGACATCCCTGGACTGCAATACCTTTTCAACTGGTACATGGAGAACTCGCCTATCAGCCCCGAGAGGCATCCTCTCGCAGAGGCCGACATTCGGAATCTGATTGATGGCGCGCGTACCACCATGCTGCCGTTCATTGTCGCCGCTCAGCGCCATTCCCGCAACAACCCCAAGAAGCATCCAGCTTCGACGGAGAAGATCCTAGGCTACGCTTTCGTGAAGCATTTCAACGAGAGCAACagcgccaacagcaacaTTGGCGAGATGCGTGTGTTCGTGGACCACAACCACAAGAAACAGCACATTGGTCGCGCTCTGGTTGACCGAATCTTGATGACTGTGGACGTCACGCACCATGACTCAGGAGGCCATGATTTCCAGCCTGGCGAGCACTATCGCTTGCTGCACGCAACCCGTCCATTCACCACCATGATTTGTGCCCTTGCCTATCCTGCCGACAAGGAGGCCAACTACGCCTGGACCAAGCAGTGGTTGATTCGTGAGTTCCAATTCCAAGTGCAGGGCGTTATGAAGGGGGCGAGACTGAGGTTGGGTGATCT TCTTGATGTCTGCTACGTTGTCAGACACATGTTGGGTTACCACTCGCGCCCCAAGCCTCGCGAGTACATCTCTTGA
- a CDS encoding uncharacterized protein (ID:PFLUO_001067-T1.cds;~source:funannotate), which produces MVVEGSSGMADVPTKSSLPRKSAFSCEACRKRKVKCNGASPSCSRCAARGEVCVYSLAPTLSYTKQLESRVAQLEDALSKVPSPQLQQQQQLQVENDSRNKASNSPASVAESGSSAGRKFQPEEEDSHDLARDFEGLNIENDGRISFHGPTSDMKINGSYYSDTLLNAILSHSVRWCKSEPQIGPLLDQFDGGAKFSQRAVTGLFDSLTVGYAGIPTIQTLLLLSAQECGRGNRTQAWLYSGMAFRLLDDLGISIDSRKYHGAAQLNDEDIEIRNRLFWSCYFWDKVVSLYFGRSPTMQHSRVSPPRMIMDDTSEVEIWTPHGVDFPDGAHYPPTQAHSTSCFMKMCGLAEVLNQILIHIYDPMRQTSASELYDCIQEQAQNLSDWWDDLPDYLKLVATDLPSYCPPSHIMILNCLYHTINILLHRPILCSRELLKTGQEQYDTSHLVQCMASATSILSLFDLYRRTFGDTHVVLSLAYSIYTAASIFLLEIQALKYAAPGTLDKLKFCIFSLERVKMSNPVMTTALSLIYQELQKLQIDIHITMSAPAPEHEQQQTSLHPQQQQQQHPHSPSVDSDTRHRLSPTHQPGQHPHPQNQAPPPQVSNTSNPMIPSYSNTFHHQVAGFDLSHTPDMSQMPPNHLLGGMPNAVMTVDDLGSYEITPEVFEAFSYAQPISTNMTPAFGSGWGTPPA; this is translated from the exons ATGGTCGTCGAGGGTTCCTCTGGCATGGCCGACGTGCCCACGAAGAGCAGTCTCCCCCGAAAGAGCGCCTTCTCCTGCGAGGCGTGTCGAAAGCGCAAG GTGAAATGCAACGGAGCCAGTCCGTCCTGCTCCCGGTGTGCCGCGCGTGGCGAGGTCTGTGTGTACAGCTT AGCCCCGACGCTTTCATACACCAAACAGCTCGAGTCCCGCGtcgcccagctggaggaTGCGCTGTCCAAGGTTCCGAGCCCGCAACttcaacagcaacagcaattACAGGTAGAAAATGATTCGCGCAACAAGGCCAGCAACTCGCCTGCGTCCGTGGCCGAGTCCGGCTCCAGCGCAGGCAGGAAATTCCagcccgaggaggaagattCTCATGACCTGGCGAGGGACTTTGAGGGACTGAATATTGAGAATGACGGGCGCATCTCGTTTCATGGGCCGACGA GTGATATGAAAATAAATGGTTCATACTACTCCGACACCCTACTGAACGCCATTCTCTCCCACTCGGTCCGGTGGTGCAAATCAGAGCCCCAGATCGGGCCTTTACTCGACCAATTCGATGGTGGAGCCAAGTTCTCCCAACGCGCTGTGACGGGACTCTTCGACTCCCTCACCGTCGGCTATGCGGGCATCCCGACCATTCAGACCCTACTTCTTCTGAGCGCGCAGGAATGTGGGCGCGGAAATCGCACCCAGGCCTGGCTGTACAGCGGCATGGCGTTTCGATTGCTGGATGACTTGGGCATCTCGATCGACAGCCGGAAATACCATGGAGCCGCGCAGTTGAACGATGAAGATATCGAGATTCGCAATCGGCTGTTTTGGAGTTGTTATTTCTGGGACAAGGTCGTCTCCTTGTATTTCGGTCGCTCACCGACGATGCAGCACTCGCGAGTCAGCCCGCCGCGCATGATCA TGGACGACACCTCTGAAGTTGAAATATGGACCCCCCATGGTGTTGACTTCCCCGATGGCGCTCATTACCCGCCCACCCAGGCCCATTCAACCTCCTGTTTCATGAAAATGTGTGGTCTGGCAGAAGTGCTGAACCAGATCCTCATTCACATATATGATCCCATGCGCCAGACTAGCGCTTCAGAGTTGTACGACTGCATCCAGGAGCAAGCACAAAATCTAAGCGACTGGTGGGACGACCTGCCTGATTATTTAAAACTCGTGGCAACAGACTTACCCTCATACTGTCCACCATCCCACATCATGATCCTGAA CTGTCTATACCATACCATCAACATCCTACTACACCGTCCAATTCTGTGTTCCCGGGAACTGCTCAAAACAGGACAAGAACAATACGACACGAGCCACTTAGTTCAATGTATGGCATCGGCAACCTCgatcttgtctctcttcGACCTGTACCGCCGCACTTTCGGCGACACCCACGTCGTGCTCTCCCTCGCCTACAGCATCTACACGGCGGCGTCGATTTTCCTGCTGGAGATCCAGGCGTTGAAATACGCTGCGCCAGGGACGCTGGATAAGCTCAAGTTCTGCATCTTTTCACTCGAAAGAGTCAAGATGTCTAATCCGGTTATGACAACTGCCCTCAGCCTCATCTATCAAGAACTTCAGAAACTTCAAATCGATATCCAcatcaccatgtccgccCCGGCCCCAGAACATGAACAGCAGCAGACgtccctccacccccaacagcaacaacaacaacatccgcATTCACCATCCGTGGATAGTGACACACGCCATCGCCTCTCACCAACCCACCAGCCTGGACAACACCCCCACCCACAGAACCaggcaccaccaccacaagTCTCCAACACGTCCAATCCCATGATTCCCAGCTACAGCAATACATTCCACCACCAAGTCGCCGGCTTCGATCTCTCACACACACCCGACATGTCCCAGATGCCACCGAACCATCTGCTAGGCGGTATGCCGAACGCCGTGATGACTGTCGACGATCTGGGCTCCTATGAGATCACACCAGAGGTGTTCGAGGCTTTCTCGTATGCGCAGCCGATCTCGACGAATATGACGCCGGCTTTTGGTTCTGGGTGGGGCACGCCGCCTGCctga
- a CDS encoding uncharacterized protein (ID:PFLUO_001064-T1.cds;~source:funannotate), with protein sequence MLSILRKARLKDKEMRILMLGLDNAGKTTIVKRIMNEDITTVSPTLGFIIKTIDFDGYKLNIWDVGGQRTLRSYWKNYFEKTDTLIWVVDATDRLRVDDCRQELSGLLLEERLVGASLLVFLNKTDVEECMTEEEVRERLGLDLIKTHKWTILPCSAMTGKNLKEGLGWVVQDAKDRLFLY encoded by the exons ATGTTGTCAATCCTGCGCAAGGCCCGGTTAAAAGATAAAGAGATGCGGATATTAATGCT CGGACTCGACAATGCCGGCAAGACCACCATCGTTAAGCGCATCATGAACGAGGACATCACCACCGTCAGCCCCACGCTAGGGTTCATCATCAAGACCATTGATTTTGATGG ATACAAACTCAACATCT GGGATGTCGGCGGCCAGAGAACTCTCCGTTCCTACTGGAAAAACTACTTTGAGAAGACCGACACGCTGATCTGGGTCGTCGATGCCACTGACCGTCTGCGCGTCGACGATTGCCGCCAGGAGCTAAGTGGTCTTCTCCTGGAAGAG CGGCTCGTGGGAGCCAGTCTCCTGGTCTTTCTCAACAAAACTGACGTAGAAGAATGcatgaccgaggaggaggtccGGGAG CGACTGGGCTTGGATTTGATCAAAACCCATAAATGGACCATTCTGCCCTGCAGTGCGATGACGGGCAAGAATCTGAAGGAAGGGCTGGGTTGGGTGGTACAGGACGCCAAAGACCGGCTTTTCCTCTACTAA
- a CDS encoding uncharacterized protein (ID:PFLUO_001066-T1.cds;~source:funannotate): protein MAPNPANRRSSAKEDDFVLTLSDDEETPRFDDEEEEVTKAPSSKDTKKRKRETTDAPTKAKNKNKKNKTQSATKAAAETSDAADESEDDAGEEDEALDPEFEFDVGGATTGVTEGFDGWGIGQSDKQQQQQQKNGDKKAVDIDDIISRRRERKERLSKKNGKKIEEVEEVGSGDEDDVVSDAEEVDFEDDELMADDAFGMGVDGEEESEAEGPEVGSGPESDNEDEEDDEDDDAASDNDSVATPVGHPDDIGSDQGSDDESEVDAEEQEKRKAFFAPEEKTDAQTAAAAAKNTFQDFNLSRPILRGLASVGFTDPTPIQRKAVPVALLGKDIVGSAVTGSGKTAAFMVPILERLLFRPRKVATSRVAILMPTRELAVQCYNVAVKLATFTDITFCQLVGGFSLREQENILKKRPDVIIATPGRFIDHMRNSPSFTVDTLEILVLDEADRMLEDGFADELNEILTTIPKSRQTMLFSATMTDTVDKLIRVGLNRPVRLMVDAKKQTAVTLVQEFVRLRPGREDKRLGYLLHLCKEIYTGRVIIFFRQKKESHRVRIIFGLLGLKAAELHGSLSQEQRIKSVENFRDGKVAFLLATDLASRGLDIKGVETVINYEAPQSHEIYVHRVGRTARAGRSGRACTIAAEPDRKVVKAAVKSGKAQGAKIVSRVVDMAVADDWAQQAEDLADEVEEVLQEEKTEKQLSQAEMQVTKGENLIKHGSEIMARPKRTWFETERDKRASRKLGAEALNGPNASSKKDKGKLSNKDKKRLDDAKERHEGTMGWKKGKNERETKEVKGKGKKKGKKGGKR from the exons ATGGCACCAAACCCAGCCAATCGGCGCTCCTCCGCCAAGGAGGACGACTTTGTGCTCACGCTctccgacgacgaagagactCCTCGCTttgacgacgaggaagaggaagtcaCTAAAGCACCATCGTCAAAGGACACTAAGAAACGCAAGCGCGAGACCACCGACGCACccaccaaagccaagaacaagaacaagaagaacaagacccaATCAGCAACCAAAGCAGCAGCCGAGACCTCTGACGCCGCTGACGAAAGCGAAGATGAcgccggcgaggaagatgaggccTTGGATCCGGAGTTCGAATTCGATGTCGGCGGCGCGACGACTGGTGTGACAGAGGGGTTTGATGGGTGGGGGATTGGACAGAGTGAcaagcagcaacaacagcagcagaaaaaTGGGGACAAGAAGGCTGTGGATATTGATGATATTATCTCACGGAGaagggagaggaaagagCGACTTTCTAAAAagaatggcaagaagattgaggaagtggaagaggtcggcagtggtgatgaggatgatgtgGTTTCTGATGCTGAGGAGGTTGATtttgaggatgatgagctAATGGCTGATGATGCGTTTGGCATGGGCGTTGATGGTGAAGAGGAGAGTGAGGCTGAAGGGCCCGAAGTTGGTTCTGGGCCTGAGTCTGacaacgaggacgaggaagatgatgaggacgatgatgctGCGTCTGATAATGATTCCGTTGCTACTCCCGTCGGTCACCCTGATGACATTGGATCAGATCAGGGTTCGGATGATGAGAGCGAagtcgacgccgaggaacaAGAGAAGCGCAAAGCGTTCTTCGCCCCTGAAGAGAAGACAGACGCCCAGAcagcagccgccgccgccaaaaACACCTTCCAAGACTTCAATCTCTCCCGTCCAATCCTCCGCGGACTGGCCTCAGTCGGATTCACCGACCCAACCCCCATCCAGCGCAAGGCCGTCCCCGTCGCTCTTCTCGGCAAAGATATTGTCGGTAGCGCCGTGACAGGATCCGGAAAGACGGCCGCGTTCATGGTCCCCATCCTCGAACGACTCCTCTTCCGCCCTCGCAAGGTTGCCACCAGCCGTGTTGCGATTCTGATGCCAACGCGTGAATTGGCGGTGCAGTGTTACAATGTCGCTGTCAAACTGGCCACCTTTACGGACATTACATTCTGTCAGCTTGTTGGAGGATTCAGTCTGCGTGAGCAGGAGAATATTCTCAAGAAGCGGCCGGATGTTATTATTGCTACGCCTGGTCGTTTTATCGATCATATGCGCAATTCGCCTAGCTTCACCGTGGATACGTTGGAGATTCTGGTGCTCGATGAAGCTGACCGAATGCTGGAAGATGGGTTCGCAGACGAGCTGAACGAGATTCTGACAACTATCCCGAAATCGCGACAGACGATGCTCTTCTCTGCTACCATGACCGACACAGTGGATAAGCTCATTCGTGTGGGCCTCAACCGACCCGTGCGGCTGATGGTTGACgcgaagaagcagacggCCGTAACGTTAGTTCAGGAGTTTGTGCGGCTGCGCCCCGGCCGCGAAGACAAGCGTCTTGGGTATCTGCTCCACCTATGCAAGGAAATTTACACAGGGCGCgtgatcatcttcttccgacAGAAGAAGGAGTCGCACCGCGTTCGCATTATCTTTGGGCTGTTAGGCTTGAAAGCGGCTGAGTTGCACGGTAGCCTGAGCCAGGAACAG CGTATCAAAAGCGTGGAGAACTTCCGGGATGGAAAAGTCGCCTTCCTCCTGGCAACCGACCTGGCGTCGCGTGGTCTGGATATCAAGGGCGTGGAAACGGTCATCAACTACGAGGCCCCGCAGAGCCATGAGATCTACGTGCACAGAGTCGGTCGTACCGCGCGTGCGGGCCGCTCCGGTCGCGCATGCACTATCGCCGCCGAGCCCGATCGCAAGGTCGTCAAGGCGGCCGTGAAATCGGGCAAAGCGCAGGGCGCCAAGATCGTCAGCCGGGTCGTCGACATGGCCGTGGCAGATGACTGGGCCCAGCAAgcggaggatctggcggaTGAAGTCGAGGAGGTCctgcaggaagaaaagaccgAAAAGCAGCTCTCGCAGGCGGAGATGCAGGTGACCAAGGGCGAGAACCTGATCAAGCACGGCAGCGAGATCATGGCGCGGCCGAAACGGACGTGGTTCGAGACGGAGCGGGACAAGCGCGCGTCGCGCAAGCTGGGTGCCGAGGCGCTCAATGGGCCCAATGCGAGCAGTAAGAAGGATAAGGGCAAATTGAGCAATAAGGACAAAAAGCGGCTGGATGATGCGAAGGAGAGGCACGAGGGCACGATGGGGtggaagaaggggaagaacgAGCGCGAGACCAAGGAGGtgaaggggaaggggaagaagaagggcaagaagggagGCAAGAGATAA
- a CDS encoding uncharacterized protein (ID:PFLUO_001068-T1.cds;~source:funannotate) has product MTSIALWALTLREKPVDPNGKIDCVGSVLGVSSLVLFNFVWNQAPSVGWATPYEIALLIVSIALFGAFLLWEKRYAESPIMPLEIFKAPSFLIVILVVLLNYMAVGTLIWYQVLWLQDVWKWSPLEFAVGWTPFLICAIAAASLAAWLVPRLAAQWILAIGTVTILASNALMATVPLHQSYWAQIFPSVVLFAFCPDFVYTAGQIIASNSVRRHQQGIAGSIIGTLNLYGNSLGLGFASTIEVHFASRSGSQITGYRSALFFGVAISVLALILDVGFVRLVKDDREGWGEEDLVRMDEIELSHLAETTGASRHAVS; this is encoded by the exons ATGACCTCGATCGCACTTTGGGCATTGACCCTGCGCGAGAAACCTGTCGATCCCAACGGAAAGATTGATTGCGTTGGGTCCGTTTTGGGCGTGAGCTCTCTGGTTCTCTTCAACTTCGTCTGGAA TCAAGCTCCAAGTGTCGGCTGGGCCACTCCATATGAGATTGCTCTTTTGATCGTCTCGATTGCCCTCTTCGGTGCCTTTCTGCTCTGGGAGAAACGATATGCCGAATCTCCCATTATGCCATTGGAGATATTCAAGGCCCCGTCCTTCCTCATTGTGATCCTTGTCGTCCTGCTAAATTACATGGCTGTGGGCACACTGATCTGGTATCAGGTCCTTTGGTTACAGGATGTTTGGAAATGGTCCCCGTTGGAATTCGCCGTCGGTTGGACGCCTTTTCTGATTTGTGCAATCGCAGCTGCTTCGTTGGCGGCCTGGTTAGTACCTCGTCTGGCAGCACAGTGGATCCTTGCCATTGGGACAGTGACAATTCTTGCCTCCAATGCACTGATGGCAACAGTGCCTCTTCACCAGTCGTACTGGGCCCAAATTTTCCCTTCTGTGgttctttttgctttctgtCCGGACTTTGTGTATACTGCCGGTCAAATCATTGCCAGTAACTCCGTTCGCCGACATCAGCAAGGTATCGCCGGCTCAATCATTGGCACCCTTAACCTCTATGGGAACAGTTTGGGGTTGGGATTTGCCTCTACCATTGAGGTCCACTTTGCCAGCCGCTCTGGCAGCCAGATCACAGGCTATAGGTCCGCGCTGTTCTTTGGCGTTGCGATCAGTGTATTGGCTCTAATTTTGGATGTGGGGTTCGTCCGACTGGTCAAAGATGACCGTGAAGGGtggggtgaagaagacctTGTGCGGATGGATGAGATAGAACTTTCTCACCTTGCGGAAACGACTGGTGCTAGTCGTCATGCGGTATCCTAA
- a CDS encoding uncharacterized protein (ID:PFLUO_001069-T1.cds;~source:funannotate): MAPVETTQYDYIVLGGGSGGSGSARRAAGWYGAKTLIIESGRSGGTCVNVGCVPKKMTWNFASINEMLEAGKHYGYDIPENIKFDYTHFKNSRDAVIKRLNGAYENNWSREGIDLVHGRAKFVDPKTIEVALVDGSGTARYTAPHILLATGGRPSIPDIPGAEHGITSDGFFEMEELPPKVAVVGAGYIAVELAGVTNAANVETHMFVRGQTFLRKFDPMVQQTMTDRYEATGVKLHRGHTGFKEIKLIRDGKGKDKLIKLIGNDGSEMEVNELLWAIGRLPEVEDLHLDVPGVKLSHGGFVVVDEYQNTSVEGVYALGDVTGQAELTPVAIAAGRQLGNRLFGPAQFKSAKLSYENIPTVVFSHPEVGCIGLTEPEARQHYGDDKIKIYHTKFTAMFYHVMPQEEKTKNPTEMKIICAGPQEKIVGLHILGLGVGEMLQGFGVAVKMGATKQDFDSCVAIHPTSAEELVTMR; this comes from the exons atGGCTCCCGTCGAGACGACACAATATGACTACATCGTCCTGGGCGGTGGaagcggcggcagcggcagcgcTCGCCGTGCTGCCGGGTGGTATGGCGCAAAGACACTAATTATCGAAAGTGGACGTTCTGGGGGTACTTGTGTCAATGTTGG CTGCGTGCCCAAGAAAATGACCTGGAACTTCGCCTCTATCAACGAAATGCTGGAGGCCGGCAAACACTACGGCTACGACATTCCCGAGAACATCAAGTTCGATTACACCCATTTCAAGAACAGCCGCGATGCTGTGATCAAGCGGCTGAACGGCGCCTACGAGAACAACTGGAGTCGGGAAGGAATCGACCTGGTACACGGCCGCGCCAAGTTCGTCGATCCCAAGACCATCGAGGTGGCTCTGGTCGATGGCTCTGGCACCGCCCGTTACACGGCGCCGCACATTCTCCTCGCGACCGGTGGTCGACCCAGCATCCCCGACATCCCCGGTGCCGAGCACGGGATCACCAGcgacggcttcttcgagatggaggagctACCGCCCAAGGTTGCAGTTGTGGGCGCGGGATACATCGCCGTTGAGCTGGCGGGTGTTACGAACGCCGCCAATGTCGAGACCCACATGTTCGTCCGCGGGCAGACCTTCCTGCGCAAGTTTGATCCCATGGTCCAGCAGACGATGACAGATCGCTATGAGGCCACTGGTGTCAAGCTTCACCGCGGACACACTGGTTTCAAAGAGATCAAGCTTATCCGGGacggcaagggcaaggacAAGCTCATAAAGCTGATTGGCAACGACGGCTCCGAGATGGAGGTTAACGAGCTGCTGTGGGCTATTGGTCGTCTTCCCGAGGTCGAGGACCTGCACCTGGATGTCCCTGGTGTTAAGCTGAGCCACGGCGGCTTCGTCGTGGTCGACGAGTACCAGAACACGTCTGTGGAGGGCGTCTACGCCCTGGGCGACGTGACCGGCCAAGCCGAGTTGACACCCG TTGCAATCGCTGCCGGCCGCCAACTGGGCAACCGCCTCTTTGGACCCGCCCAATTCAAATCCGCCAAGCTCAGCTACGAGAACATCCCAACAGTAGTCTTCTCGCACCCCGAAGTTGGATGCATCGGCCTCACGGAGCCGGAAGCCCGCCAGCACTACGGTGACGACAAGATCAAGATCTACCACACCAAGTTCACGGCGATGTTCTACCACGTCATGCCGCAGGAGGAGAAAACCAAGAACCCCAccgagatgaagatcatCTGCGCCGGGCCACAGGAGAAGATTGTCGGTCTGCACATTCTGGGCCTGGGCGTGGGGGAGATGCTGCAGGGTTTCGGTGTGGCGGTGAAGATGGGCGCGACGAAGCAGGACTTTGATAGCTGTGTTGCGATCCATCCTACCAGTGCGGAGGAACTGGTTACGATGCGATAG